The following are encoded together in the Cervus elaphus chromosome 23, mCerEla1.1, whole genome shotgun sequence genome:
- the PCNA gene encoding proliferating cell nuclear antigen — protein sequence MFEARLVQGSILKKVLEALKDLINEACWDISSSGVNLQSMDSSHVSLVQLTLRSEGFDTYRCDRNLAMGVNLTSMSKILKCAGNEDIITLRAEDNADTLALVFEAPNQEKVSDYEMKLMDLDVEQLGIPEQEYSCVVKMPSGEFARICRDLSHIGDAVVISCAKDGVKFSASGELGNGNIKLSQTSNVDKEEEAVTIEMNEPVQLTFALRYLNFFTKATPLSPTVTLSMSADVPLVVEYKIADMGHLKYYLAPKIEDEEGS from the exons ATGTTCGAGGCGCGCCTGGTCCAGGGCTCCATCTTGAAGAAGGTGCTGGAAGCGCTTAAGGATCTCATCAACGAGGCCTGCTGGGACATCAGCTCAAGTGGCGTGAACCTGCAGAGCATGGACTCGTCTCATGTCTCCTTGGTGCAGCTAACCCTTCGCTCCGAGGGCTTCGACACTTACCGCTGCGACCGCAACTTGGCCATGGGCGTGAACCTCACCAG CATGTCCAAAATACTAAAATGTGCTGGCAATGAAGACATCATTACCTTACGGGCTGAAGATAATGCAGACACCTTGGCACTAGTATTTGAAGCTCCAA ATCAGGAAAAGGTTTCAGACTATGAAATGAAGTTAATGGATTTAGATGTTGAACAACTTGGAATTCCA GAACAGGAGTATAGCTGTGTAGTAAAGATGCCTTCTGGTGAATTTGCACGTATATGCCGAGATCTCAGTCATATTGGAGATGCTGTTGTAATTTCCTGTGCAAAAGATGGAGTGAAATTTTCTGCAAGTGGAGAACTTGGAAATGGAAATATTAAGTTGTCACAGACAAGTAATGTTGATAAAGAGGAGGAAGCt GTTACCATAGAGATGAATGAACCAGTTCAGCTAACTTTTGCACTGAGGTAcctgaacttctttacaaaagcCACTCCACTCTCTCCTACAGTAACACTCAGTATGTCTGCAGATGTACCCCTTG TTGTAGAGTATAAAATTGCTGATATGGGACATTTAAAGTACTATTTGGCTCCCAAGATCGAGGATGAAGAAGGATCTTAG